The genomic region AAGGATTTTGTTCGGCGCGGCCGCGCGAACGGCAGCCAGGATTTCAGGGTCTCGTGGTGAACCGACCTTGATTTTCAGAATGGGAAAATCTCCGGCTTCCAGCACCTTTCGATCAATGATCTCCGGCTCGTCGATGCCGATGCTGAAGCTGGTGAGGCAGGAAGGAGGTGGGCCGGGCAACTCGAGGAGTCTCGCCAAGGTGACACCCCGATGGCGGGATGCGCCGTCCAAAAACGCGGTCTCCAGGGCGCTCAAGGCGGAACGGGGTCCGGTCAGGCCGTCGAGAAACTGGAGACTGGAATCGACCTCCTCGAAGTCGAGCTTGAGCGGAGGCAGGGCTCCGAGGAAGCCGGTCAAGTCCGCCGCGGATTGGTGGTATCGCAAGCTGGTGGGGGCTTCGCCCCAGCCTTCTCGACCGGCATCATCGCGCAGTTGAACCAGCAGCGTGTCGATGGAGCGGCGGCCGCCTTGAGCGGCGGTCGAGGAAACCGCCCAGGCATGCCGGAGCTCGAGCGGAACGACCTCAAACCGCAGCTTCACGGTTTGGGAAGCGGCACTTGGCCGGGACGGCCCAGGTAGTAGATCAAGTCCCGAACTTCTTGTTCCGTGAGATTGTCGATCAGACCCTCCGGCATCATGGAGATCTCGCTCTGCGAGATGCGTTTGACGTCCTTGCGCTGAAGGGTGAGGGATTCGGTTTGCGTGGCAATGACCACCACCTGGTCGTTTTGTTCCTTCACCAACCCGGTGATCACGCGGTCATCGGTGGTTTCAATCGTCGAGCTTCGATATTCATGAGGAATGACGGCGTTGGGATCCACCATGTTTTCAAGCAAGTAATCCAAGTCGGTGCGGTTGGATCCGGTCAGGTTCGGCCCCACATTGGCGCCCTGATCGAAGAGGGTATGGCATTGGGCACACACGCGATTGTAGACCGCGCGCCCGCGCGGGCCATCTCCGGGTTGAGAGCCTCCGGCCCGATACAAGCTCCGAAACCTGGCAATGGCCTGCTTCTTCTCCGCGGGACTCTCACGGAACGATCCCCAGACCCTTTCCAGGTCCGCTTGGACCTCCGGATGATTGAGGTTGCGGAGCTGTCGAATCCATTCCGCCGTCAGGTCGGACTTGGGGACCGCTGCCTTCTGGACGGCGGCAAGAAGCGGGCGGGCGTAGGAAACACGGGAGCACAGCGAGGCGAGAGCATCCCGCTTTTCCGTGGCGTTGAGTTGTCCATAGACCTCAAGCAGACGCGCCGGAGTGTCCGGATGATCATAGGCGCCGAGAGCGCGGATGGCGGGGCCGCGCAGCGTGGGTTCGGTGAGCGCGGTGTGGTAAGCGGTGGGGAGGGAAGGGTCCCTCGTCGTGGCGAGCGCGTCGAGCGCGGATCTTCGGGCTTTGGCTTCAGCCGACCGGTCGAGCAGGGTGGCGCGCAGAGTGGCGAGGGCGGACGCGCTGCCGAACGTGAGCGACAGGGATTGCGCCAGAGCGCGGACCTCGGCGTGAGGGCTCGAGGCCAGACGGGTTTCAGCTTGGGACCATCCGGGCGGCGGGGTCACATTGCGCCGGCCTTGCAACGCTGCCGCGATGCCCTGGAGCACCTCGAGCTTCTTCGCCTCGGGCCCTTCAGAAGCGAGAGCCTCCACCAAGTGCGATTGACTGGCGGGATCTTGAGTCAGCACGATGCGGCGAGACGTGAAGTTCAGGATTCTCGGCAGGGCGGTGTCGAACGCGGCTTGCAGCGCTTCGCGCGGGCGCTCGGGGACGAGCGGTTCCATGGCATACCAAATCATGAGGGGGAGATTGTGATCACCGGCGTCCTCCGAGCGCTTCAAGAGGCTGGCCACCATGCGGCCGCGCATGTCGAAGGGCGCCCGTTGCATCGCGGCGGCGAGGTAAAGCCGGACGACCGGGGAAGGATCGGTCTCGGCGAGTTGGAAAAGATCGGGGTCGGCTCGCAATCCTTGCGTCTCGGCCTCGGTGATCCAACCACGCAACCGGTCGAGATCTTCGAACGCCAATTGCACGGTCCAGG from Verrucomicrobiota bacterium harbors:
- a CDS encoding dipeptide epimerase, with product MPHPSAQGRQTHLAERDLHDAGGSDRQSHGTRSSGLDLLPGPSRPSAASQTVKLRFEVVPLELRHAWAVSSTAAQGGRRSIDTLLVQLRDDAGREGWGEAPTSLRYHQSAADLTGFLGALPPLKLDFEEVDSSLQFLDGLTGPRSALSALETAFLDGASRHRGVTLARLLELPGPPPSCLTSFSIGIDEPEIIDRKVLEAGDFPILKIKVGSPRDPEILAAVRAAAPNKILRLDANEAWPTKEQALQAMENLAAWGPIELIEQPMPAEASGEDQRWLKQRSPWPIFADESCQTEQDSNRWNDGFHGVNVKLIKTRGPRGARRVLEAARSRGLRTMLGCMMESSCGIAAAFQLASLAHHLDLDSHWLLATDPFAGLEIDRGELRWIHGAPEPGLGIRRRNDPDSRIGNWGHGFHG